From the Lactuca sativa cultivar Salinas chromosome 9, Lsat_Salinas_v11, whole genome shotgun sequence genome, the window GTCCTTATACCATTAAAGTGGAGATGGATAATGTCATGGGTGAACAACACGGACAGAGTATTAAGACTATTATCAAAAACATTGTTCTTTTGTGATGTTGCAAGATGGGAATGGAAAAATAAATGAAGAGTATTTTTGGAATATAGTTTAAGGATTATATGATTAAGTGGAAAAGAAAGGAGACTGAAAGTATTTGTAAAATCTCTAAAAATTCTTCTTTTtgcttttatcattttttttagaTGTGGATAAGTTGCAAATTGGTGATCGAGTATGCGTGTTATCTACCACAAGATCTAGATTTGAAGAAACAAGTATTAGAAAACTAGAAAAGTTTATAGGTATATCATACAAGAAACAAGGATCGTGGACAAGTGAAATTTGTTGACTTTTTAAGTAACTATAGGTCATTTCATTTGATGATTTATGGTTTTCATTTTAACATTGTTGCAATTAATATATGTAAGGGAAAAAATTTGATCCCAACAAAAGCTATCGGAATATAAGTAATAATGattaataacaaaaaataaacaaatttatGTTTTTCAAAACCTAATATAAGCCgttccaaaaagaaaaaaaaacctaataTAAAATTACTTCTCTTTCAAAACGAACTCTTAACAATCTAATTTTCAGTTATAATAAGCATTAACAAAACTTTAagttatttatacttatttttataataaataaataacatcgATAAATTTCATTAATCGTATTTTTGTTTTAAACAGAAAACAGCACATTTAAAAGAAAGACTATTTTTTAACAcaaaatagcaacatatttttatattaaacCAAAATACAGCGATGCAAATTTTCTTAACAAAAACTATTTAATATTTTTGAAACCATATGTAAGTAGAGTTATGATCGTAACCCAAAACAATAATTTAATGTTTGGCTCATTCACATTGATTCATGACTCACATTCATCCATATTTCTAGGTGGATAAGCCCAGACTAGAGAGTGAAGGTATTGCCACGTGGACAAGTCTGGATATGGGAAGGTTTTACTTCCAAGTCATCGGTGATGACTCATGCAATGTCATATGTTTATTAAACATGCATTAACCCTACATAATAAAAATATGTATCTACATGTTTCAGAATAAAACTAATTGTCAAAATAAACTATTTGTTGTCGTCGCTTTGCACGGATACaccactagtatatatatatatatatatatatatatatatatatatataaacacatgttataaaatatgaacacCATTTACTTAAATGATATGGTGTTAACGATGATATGGAATGTAAGGTGGAAATTTTGTTGTCTCATAACACAGATAAATACCCACCCGCCATTATCACCACCCTTGAAAAttatattctctcacttctagaTCTTTGATATGGTAGGAACCTCGTCATTATCCATATGATGTTCTTGGAAATGGCGAAGGATCATAAAGATTGACTGGGATCAGCGGTGGCACAGTTGGTAGTTTCCGgtcaaaatcttaagatcaagaAGGTGATGCCTTTTTGGTAGGGGAACATTACTGGACAAGACCATGggaaaagaaaaaatatattctAATAAGCTTTTAAGGCTCTTGCCTCTGTCTCTTGTTAAGGATGATAATTTGTAAACAACTTAGTTTAGCAAcgttgtttttataaattgtaccAAACTAAATTTGATTAGTTTAATAAGTATACATATAAAATATCTTCAGGGTTTACATCAAGACATCTTATAACTTGAGAATAATATATGAAATGCTCAGATCTACAAAGTTTATAATCAAACAAATGGCGTCAAAAGGTGTCATAGGTGCCATAATTGCAACACCCATGGTCGTAACCAATAGCGGTGATACAATAACATAGCCACTAACGGCAACATGTCACCTCATTGGTGGACTTTATCGGAGAATATGCATAATGGAAACATCATTCATGGTCATTAAATCTTTTATGTGATGTCGCAAGAGTGGCACAAAAGATTTTACCCTTTGTTTTAGGTCATGCCGGTAGAAATAAAAGCAGTATGTTCGACTAATGATACCGGATTTCCAGTTCAAGGGGATTAATAATGAAGTCGTGGATGCTGATTTGGGTTTTCTTGTTTTAATACTTCTAGGACTTTTTATAGGATTCTGAATTCCaatatattgttaatatatttCCAATTTTTCTTCATCCATGTTTTGGGATTTGTGTTTTTCAGGAATTAGCTTAAACTATTTTTTAAACTGATCGATGTGGGCACGTTAAAGCTCGTTATTCCCGACCTGGAACACCCATTACAGCATGGTAACGCATGCAACACCCACACCCATTTTGTTGTCCTCCATTGCCATAGTAACGAGCTGCAACGTGGATTTGGCCAATAAATTCGAACGACTTTTTCAAACATTTGAGCGGTAGCAGTCATATAGATCAAAAAACATTAGTTTTttatttgcatatatatatatatatatatatatatatatatatatatatacacacacacatacacaatttATACCAAATTCATTCACCTCTTTCTTTTCTCTCTACATATCATAAAATTTCAATACTTCACAATAAAAAAGAATGGATTTGTTCTATCCGTATCTGAAAATGATGATGCTAATGATGAGATGTTCTTCTCTATGATGTATAAGTGTTACACGAACGTGCTCCTACAACTAGATCCAACTCATCTATTAATCAGACGTGCGATGTTAAACATATATCGCGAAGAAGGAAACTGACATCTAGTTCATGATTACTTTGCGAATAATTGTGTCTACTATCCACGCAATTTAAAAAAAAGATTTCATTTGCAAAAGAACATGTTTGTATGGATAGCCAACACCTTGGAACCtaggtattatttattttaagttttgtaatttatAAATGTAGGTTTTACATAaattaaatacatttttttacctAGTAAATATACGTTTAGGTATGATTTTCCAAATGAGATATGATGCTATAGGGGAGTGGCCTGATTCTATTGACGATTACATGAGAATGTTTGAGAGAACTGCAAGAGATAGTTTGTATACATCGGCGAGAGATGTTATCAAAACCTTTTGGCGACGTTTATTTGTACAAACCTTCGTTGAATGATATGCAACAACTATATGCGACACATGAAGAAAGACATGGTTTTACGGATATGCTTAGAAGCATTGATTGCACACACTGGAACCGGATAAATTTCATGTGGTGAAATGTCAGTATGAAAGTGGTCATTATGGAACGTCTTCGTTGGTATGAGATGTTGTTGCCTCCAAAGATTTATGGATTTGACATGCATTTTTTGAGGTTGCAGTTTCTAACAATGACGTCAACGTTCTTGATCAGTCACGAATATATGACGATCTCTTGTCAGGAAAGGCACTAGATGCTTCTTTTACAGTGAATGATAATGAATATAAGTTTGGGTATTTCCTTACCAATGAAATATATCCAGTATATTCCACATTCATGAAAACGTTTTGACACCCACTAGAACTAAGAGACAATTTTTTGAAGAGAAGACAAGACGGAGAACGTAAGAATGTGGAACAAGCTTTTGGAGTTCTAAAGACAAAATGACACATAGTTGAACATGCAGCACGACCATATTAGTCAGAAACTAAACGAGATAATTTATATGTGTatatcataatgcataacatggtgATTGAAGTTAAAGGACAGAATATTGCGTAGTATTTTCCTACAAAACGCAAACATGTGTAATATCAACTAAGGACAATAGAATATTTACATAGAATCGTTAATATTCAAGACGCGTGAAAACACAGACAACTTCGAGAAGACCTGGCTAATTATATGTACGATTGTAACGAAGATGAATAATTTAAGggcaaaaataaaaaattttatatttaaatgttatttgttttttgttGTAATGTTTTTTAGATGTTTAAATATTATGTCTAATTAAAAAATTAGGTTTTATTTAAATAACATGTTTTGTAAATCgattttgtttttctaaacactaaaaattaaattgaaaaacaaaataaaaaagaaacgATGCCATGAAAATTAGTAGGTGTTAATTATAACATGTTGACTATTTCCTCAGTAGCTGTTATAACACTATCGATGACATGGCTTCTGACGTGACACTTTTTTAGTATGATAACGCGCGTTAACATGTTGTCCACATCCATTAATGTAAATGTGTTAATGTGATAGTGCTAGAAACCCAAGAAGATTTATGTGTTCTTTGGTTTTACAGTGATTTTCCTCGGTTTACATCGTTCAAGGATGTTCCATTTTTTTCATCCTATGATTTATCATGTTCTTAATCCTATGTTATTGATTTAATTATTGCTTTTGTTTAGACCCCATGCAAATTATCAACAAACCAGTTTCGAtggttcaaatatatatatatatatatatatatatatatatatatatatatatatatatatatatatatatatatatatatatgaaaagtgaatataccttaaGAGTATATAAGTTTAGGTACTCAAACACATCATAATgcgtcgttttgtttgatatattgattataatattcttaaaattcaacatttaacttgatttactttcaagttTTTCGAAATTTCacgattatttttttttcttacatcacatctttttgccgAACACGTACTGAAActatatatattgtagttgaaaatgaaaaatatgtaagaggaagatatatgtgtaatttataaaaatcatgaaagtaaaccaagttagaagttaaattataagaacatttgacaattagaatgtattatatgatacaaaacgacgtagtatCGTGAGTTTGGGTATCTAAGTTTATataccttaagggtatattcactttttcatatatatatatatatatatatatatatatatatatatatatatatatatatatatatatatatatatatatatatatatatatatatatatatatatatatattagatgtgtGCCCGCGCAAAGGAGCGATGATAAATAGCTCTTTTGACGAATAGTTTTCTTAcgggaaaataattattagattttattattagttaAGTTTTTctacttttaattaaaatatttatgtttaggacttatatttatattgtctTTTTATACATTTGATGTAATTTAATTATTATCGGTGTCTagtttaagaaatataaattaatttatatagatGAATCCAATATTTTAAATTGTCATCTTACTCCAAATTAAATTTTTAGTAACCTTTCTTAATTGAAGTCTTTAAAATTTTAGCAAGTACTAATGATTTTATTATGCATCATTGatttgtaaaaaaatttatatttgatACCTCTTAAAATTGAAGATAtgactaatatgttttataatatattataagatatatatatatatatatatatatatatatatatatatatatatatatatatatatataacatggaaTCGGTTAAAAAGTGCACACTTTTGGACGCGATTAATGCGGATGGTTTTGTGTGAAGATGGAAATGCAAAACCCCCAACAACAATATGCTTATGGAATTACTTGAGTTTTATCAATTCTTTTCCTCTCGGGAGTTTCAATTCTCTTCAAAATTGGTTTTCGCTTTAACTTACACAAAGAGGGAATTTATCTCGTCAATTAATGTTATGAGGAGACTAATTGACGATTCTTGTAGTCATTTCACTAGGACACTGATATGCTGGTCGAAACTTATCCCCTTTAAGTCAAGTGTTTTATATGGAAGGCCAACCTTGACAGAATTCCGTATGCAGAAGCACTTAATAAAAGGGGTATTTCCGTAATTAACTTGAATTGTCAGTTATGTGAAAGTCCAATCGAATCAGGAAACCATCTTTTATTCGAGTGTAACTTTGCAAAGACGGTATGGTACTGGATTCTAAAATCGTGTGGTGTACAAGGCATTGAATTTGACAGCATCAAGGAATGTATTGAGTTTGGAAATTCTTAGGGGAACTGCTCAAATAAAAAGCAGGTGCTTAATGCAATCTTATACTCGACAATATGGAACATTTGGTCAGCTCATAATGAGAAAATCTTCCACAAAAACATCCCTCTCCTACTAAAAAGACAGATTCAATTATATTACAGACGTTTGAATGGTGCAAATACAAGGACGATTCAGAAAAATATTAGGTAAACTGGAGTTGCTTCCCATTTTGATATCTTGCTTACTTTTCATGTTTGTACATTAGTTTATGTTACTGTTTGATGTTCCCAGCACTTATTCCATAGCTTCTTGCTATGGTTTATTTTTTCTCTAATATAtgcatctttatatatatatatatatatatatatatatatatatatatatatatatatatatatatatatatatatatatatatatatatatatatatatatatatatatatatatatacggcaaaagaatataataccaaactgattgcataacataacaacaacaacatattCAGCTACACAATACAAAGTAAAGGGAAAACCGGGTTTCGAATATTATTTTATCGATATTTCATAATATATGTTTCTACGCAACCCAAGTGATCATGTATGTCTCCATGTCCTTGCTCTCAACGTAAAGGCTCACTTCACCCTGCATAAACGAAACACATTATGTGACTAGAATTTACCATTCAACATTATTTACTCTTAAAGAGATCGAGGATGCATGTAATGATTTCATTTAGTAAAAATTACGAGTATATAAACTGGACCTACTTGGAGCAATCGGTTTTAAGACTAATCTTGTAAGGAATATTAACAGCACACTTTTTTGGAAGAACAAGAGCGTTCTCTGGTTTGATGCCGGGATTTGACTTATACGCTTCCTTCATACAAACGCAGGCGGTCTTCCGATCAGGGGTTGATTTAGCCGCGGCATGCAGTCCCTTAACACCCTTACAGCATGCCGCTGACACTGCACCACCTTTCTTCAGGTAGTTTGCGCATGGGGTCAACTTTTTAACGACATCATCACAAGTAATAGCCATTGTATAAGGCGCTGACACCACCATGAAAGCCACCACAACGCATAGAACCTTCATTATCATCCTTGTCATTTTTCAACTGTAACTTGTATTTTTTCTTGCTTGTTCTGTTTGGTGTGAGAAAGTATTTTGGAGGGTATCATGTTTTTATAGGGACGTCTATGCATGCATGTGCATGTGGGCGTGGCAAAATccgtgaaattaaaaaaaaattcaaaatttatcaTATAATATAATATGAAATCTCTAGTAAAACTCTAAATTTCGCTATGTAATTAATTGACATTCATCATCACAATTCACATACGATTCAGAAAAGATGATTTTAATCGGACAATCGAATAAAGTAACAAATTTAATTGTCATTCAATAAATTCAATCATTATCGAATATCACGGTAGTATTCAATAGATTTGAAGTTTAATTTttattgaatttttcaatggaaAAAAAGGATAATGAgataaaagggtaatatatttttcgatttccACAGATTTggtcattgagtttttttttcgtccacatttacttCTCTGTGATATCCTCAAATTCACggttattttaaaaattttatttatgcttatttaaaaatcagagtatcaaatttaaataattatattacggaatttgttcccagaaaacatgaaaaatatattatcaaagcattttcgaagaaatatttttttatattaaaacattggatgttatcgtcaatacaaaaacataagcataaacagaccttacattcatttacactaatgatctacatctctactaatctctcagtgtaatataGCTTtgtatcgacacatgtgatacaaataaactgagtgggtcaggttgtgaAACCTGGTGAGAAGAtatggatttcaatcccacaatgttatatcatatgtaTATTTTAAAACTCAAAATATATACAATATCACCTCATATAAGCAATTTTACCACCCCGTCGATCttcacaacgacacgatccatACTCGCGAATCTAAAACTAATAGTTTTACCTAATCTATACTCTCAGATCAGGTATGTCAAATCCATGCTATCTGATCAATGAAAAATGAATATGCCAACTCCATATTCTCGAACTAGGGACggatgactatgtctaatccattctCTCAGATTAATGACAATTTTTAAAGTTCTACCtatctcactcgtactcataagaagatattacccaatattcctcttaattaatttaggtttactctgtaTCCTAAATTATCATATATTGTCAGATATGCTCTTAACAAATATTTCAGacaatatcaaatatttcacacattaacatatatttaatattttaattaatacttgtattaaaataatgttaatgaaagggactatgcactcacttgtaaagtgatgactccaaactcgggcagcgtTTCGCatctaacaattttattttcctttgacgaaacctagtgtcattatcactagatttttgtCAAATTTTTATTGCGACAAATTATTAGTCGAGCAATATTGTTTTTTttgtattatataagtgttaaactaTACTTTTCAACTATTATGAGCAGACAGGGGTCACACATGAAACACCGAagggtaggaccattttggcatttaggTTGTTCTGAAGTCCGTATGCGACCCTTTAAACTAGATTCCCCGTACCACAAGCAgttaaaaatattataataacactttgtataatttataatacgtaacacatatattgtttataggttcgTACAAACtcttttttgatgttctttatatccacgtgtagctatcgacgagatctacaactactgtcgtttagactccgtcggctaattttgaatttatttttcgtccatatttatataaaattaaatgattttgctaaaatcataactctctcgtacGGACTCCGTTTATGAcattttttctcaaaattcttattttaaaGAGTACTACGTTTTTCTTTTTGGTGTGTTTAGCTAAAAGTCAATCATTCTCTTCATAGCATTTTGCGTCATACATTCATTGTAACGACTGACTTTTATAtcctataaaaatcatatctaattcataagaagtcagatttcTACGACATTTATATTTTCGGGATCGGAAAGACATGTAGTTTctaagtattatatatatatatatatatatatatatatatatatatagagagagagagagagagttaggttcaaatgttttcactatctattgtgtgcatgtatgattgattctggaccaatcattttagttattttagtaaagtgattaatgcatattaaatgctaaagatgtaattaatatccattatatcttgaacatgtaatatgcattaattactttcttaaaataactaaaatgattggtccagaatcaatcatacatgcacacaatagataatgaaaacaaaataacctaaccctatatatatatatatatatatatatatatatatatatatatatgtgtgtgtgtgtgtgtgtgtgtttgtgtttgcacttatttttacgatttacggaTGATTCAACtcatttttcctattttattatattataataatcatgaaacacataatTGGGGGTCTAGCATGTTTTGGGCTGAGCAGAACTTACATTTAAAGTGTACCAAGAATTTCGCTCATGTCAGTTGTAGTGGCTAATTGGGGCTTATGATCTTtcccaaagtgttccaccaacgaacaacaCCACTTCTAAACTGACGTACTGCATAAGTGATGTGTAGCTTGCCCTTACAACCACATGTTATGAAAGCtagctccatttcagagatccagtccataactccaATTGGATCTTCTTTCCCAATAAATTTTGATGGTTTGCAAGTTGTGGAGTCTTTATACTTGCGTCCATTCCTTTTAATTCCTTCGTCTTGGTTATTTCTTCTAACAACTGGTGGTTCGGTTTGACTAACGGTTCTATTGAAATTTCCTTCTTCTGACTGTCCTTCATTCAGCTCAGGTTGCACAATGGGTACAGTTGGTTCGTCCCTATTGAGCAACATTTGCCTCATCTGCTCCCTTTGTTTGGCCATCATAGCTCGAATCATTGCCTGAACTCCTGCCATCGAGATTGGCTCGGGTGCAACTGGTACCTCTGGTGCACGCTTAATCACTCGTGGCGCAAGCTGACGGTTTCCATTAGCATTTCCGAATCCGCTTCGAGTTCTcaccatgtcgatctataaaCCAAATTAGACGTTCGGAGTGCAGTGATGAGAATTAAGATAGGGAAATCTTTACTTACGacagacgtataaatctccttatcatttCAAAAAGctacatgtcagttctaatactgtaattaaacgtttagaaatctgaacacataaagtttccagatccggtcggcaatagaccatagattcgatcaaataatagcatcataAAGTATATAACGCACattataacataaatcatttagcacataaaagcaatttaggcatcttccTTAAATGAGCTAGTGTTTGTGTCTATTCAgatgtactacctaaaatatactagacacactcctcacaatcatcacttaacattctaggtttaagtctagaaataaatccttaatcctatttctcttaaactaatgctccgataccaactgtgacatcccaaaCTTCACAGtcaatttaaaaattttatttatgtttatttaaaaatcagagtatccatttttatgaataatattgtggaatttgttcctagaaaacatgataaagatattatcaaagcatttctgaagaaatgtattttatatatattaaaacattgggatgtcatcgtcaatacag encodes:
- the LOC128128467 gene encoding non-specific lipid-transfer protein Lac s 1-like; its protein translation is MTRMIMKVLCVVVAFMVVSAPYTMAITCDDVVKKLTPCANYLKKGGAVSAACCKGVKGLHAAAKSTPDRKTACVCMKEAYKSNPGIKPENALVLPKKCAVNIPYKISLKTDCSKVK